One window from the genome of Bdellovibrio sp. NC01 encodes:
- a CDS encoding glutaredoxin domain-containing protein has protein sequence MAQITIYKKNPCPYCDRAVNFLNGKNLTYDLIDLTDKPEEIDRIKAETGWRTVPIILINGKLVGGYTDLKALDDEGKLDAMLAGN, from the coding sequence ATGGCGCAAATCACAATTTACAAGAAGAATCCATGCCCGTATTGCGACCGTGCAGTGAATTTCCTTAACGGAAAAAATCTGACTTACGATCTTATCGATCTGACAGACAAGCCAGAAGAAATCGACCGCATCAAAGCGGAAACTGGTTGGAGAACTGTACCTATCATCTTGATCAACGGCAAACTGGTTGGTGGCTACACGGACCTGAAAGCCCTTGATGATGAAGGCAAATTAGACGCGATGTTGGCAGGGAATTAA
- a CDS encoding prolyl oligopeptidase family protein, with amino-acid sequence MRMKLLFVLATASLALTSCITKNAQVKKEPVKKETQSVQQDPYLYLEEVEGKKALEFAKAESKRTVAHFKKDPNFNSIKKDLTKIALADDRLPQVYLMNGEVYNFWQDKKHTRGIWRKTSVEEFKKEKPQWNVLLDLDALAKKENENWVWAGADCLPPKNTRCLISLSRGGKDAKVTREFDLTSLSFVKDGFFLPEAKSYATWIDQDTLYVGTDWGANSLTDSGYPMISKILKRGQALKDAKEVFQGSKKDMSASTFTYFTPKKNYIFHFRTISFYENEVWYEDEKGVRTLLPVPTSADFSGVFDDYFLFLLRDDLKTNTRMIPAGSLVALPAQRLKLKEKALDFLDILFTPKAKRFLSHVGISKTAIYLNLNDNVQGKVARITRQETGSWQLADLNLGNKGVARAYSNDAFDDAFLVNYTDFLSPSAIYLGMPADKNSDWALLKSAPPRFNSAEMTVDQKEAKSKDGTMIPYFIIHKKNMKLNEKNPTLMYGYGGFESPILPYYLDSIGKVWIERGGVFVVANIRGGGEFGPSWHQAVLRENRTKVYDDFIAVAEDLIKSKITNAGHLGIQGRSNGGLLTGATVVRRPDLFNAALVEVPLLDMLRYHKLLAGASWMEEYGNPDDAKMREAILQYSPYQNVKADKKYPEIFFMTSTKDDRVHPGHARKMVARMKEQGHKVYYYENTEGGHAGNANIKQKILWNTLEYTYLWQKLGPAPK; translated from the coding sequence ATGCGTATGAAACTCCTGTTCGTTCTTGCAACTGCATCCCTAGCACTTACATCTTGCATCACCAAAAATGCTCAAGTAAAAAAAGAGCCGGTGAAAAAAGAGACTCAATCCGTTCAGCAAGATCCTTATCTTTATCTTGAAGAAGTTGAAGGCAAGAAAGCCCTCGAGTTTGCAAAAGCCGAGAGCAAACGCACTGTCGCTCATTTCAAAAAAGATCCAAACTTTAATTCTATCAAAAAAGATTTAACCAAGATTGCTTTAGCCGATGATCGTCTACCGCAAGTTTATTTGATGAACGGCGAAGTTTATAATTTCTGGCAAGACAAGAAGCACACGCGCGGCATCTGGCGCAAAACTTCTGTTGAAGAGTTTAAAAAAGAAAAACCGCAGTGGAATGTCCTTCTTGATCTTGATGCTTTAGCGAAAAAAGAAAATGAAAACTGGGTGTGGGCCGGTGCGGATTGCTTGCCGCCTAAAAACACACGTTGCCTGATTTCACTTTCTCGTGGTGGTAAGGACGCAAAGGTCACGCGCGAGTTTGATTTAACGTCTTTGAGTTTCGTAAAAGACGGCTTCTTCCTTCCTGAAGCGAAAAGTTATGCGACGTGGATCGATCAAGACACTCTTTACGTGGGCACAGACTGGGGTGCTAATTCTTTGACGGATTCAGGCTACCCGATGATTTCAAAAATTTTGAAACGCGGTCAGGCTTTGAAAGACGCGAAAGAAGTATTCCAAGGTAGCAAAAAAGACATGAGTGCTTCAACATTCACGTACTTTACGCCAAAGAAAAACTATATCTTCCACTTCCGTACAATTTCATTCTATGAAAACGAAGTTTGGTATGAAGACGAAAAAGGTGTCAGAACTTTGCTACCTGTGCCGACAAGTGCCGATTTTTCTGGCGTGTTTGATGACTACTTCTTATTCCTGTTGCGCGATGACCTTAAAACCAACACGCGCATGATTCCTGCGGGAAGCTTAGTGGCGTTACCAGCGCAACGGTTGAAACTTAAAGAAAAAGCTTTGGATTTCTTGGACATTTTGTTCACACCCAAAGCAAAACGTTTCTTAAGTCACGTTGGTATCAGCAAGACGGCAATTTATTTGAATTTGAATGATAACGTTCAAGGCAAAGTCGCACGCATCACCCGTCAAGAAACTGGCAGCTGGCAACTTGCGGATTTGAATCTTGGTAACAAAGGTGTTGCACGCGCTTATTCAAATGACGCCTTTGATGATGCCTTCTTGGTTAATTACACGGACTTCCTAAGTCCTTCGGCAATTTATCTTGGTATGCCTGCGGATAAAAATTCAGACTGGGCGTTGTTGAAGTCAGCTCCACCGCGCTTTAATTCGGCTGAAATGACAGTTGATCAAAAAGAGGCGAAAAGCAAAGACGGCACGATGATTCCGTACTTCATCATTCATAAAAAGAACATGAAGTTGAACGAAAAGAATCCAACGCTCATGTACGGCTACGGCGGTTTCGAAAGCCCGATCCTGCCCTACTATCTTGATAGCATCGGCAAAGTTTGGATTGAGCGTGGCGGCGTTTTTGTTGTAGCAAACATCCGTGGTGGTGGCGAGTTCGGTCCATCATGGCATCAAGCTGTGCTTCGTGAAAATCGCACGAAAGTTTACGATGACTTCATCGCAGTCGCAGAAGATTTGATTAAATCAAAGATCACAAATGCGGGACATTTAGGAATTCAAGGTCGATCTAATGGTGGGCTTTTAACTGGCGCCACGGTCGTCCGTCGTCCTGACTTGTTCAATGCAGCTCTTGTTGAAGTGCCATTGCTTGATATGCTTCGCTATCACAAGTTGCTAGCGGGTGCGAGCTGGATGGAAGAATACGGCAATCCCGACGACGCGAAAATGCGAGAAGCTATCTTGCAGTACTCCCCTTATCAAAACGTGAAAGCTGACAAGAAATATCCAGAAATCTTCTTTATGACGAGCACTAAGGATGACCGTGTTCATCCAGGACACGCGCGCAAAATGGTCGCACGCATGAAAGAACAAGGACACAAAGTTTACTACTACGAAAACACAGAAGGTGGTCACGCAGGCAATGCGAATATCAAACAGAAAATTCTGTGGAACACACTAGAGTATACTTACTTGTGGCAGAAGTTGGGCCCGGCTCCTAAATAG
- a CDS encoding class I SAM-dependent methyltransferase codes for MDCLLCQAPHTAPFNVIKKPEKSYFHCAFCDLIFMNPAERLTSSQEKSRYDHHQNEDMKGYRAFLEPLVKDVEQFTKNVKRDPVDTSILDFGCGPTAFLGNWLTEKNFRVTNYDLFYHPDQDALRKSYNIITSTEVWEHLHEPRIEIIKMLKMLKPGGILAIMTSSHKGEAAFHDWYYRRDLTHVTFFSEKTMKWIADHFKLQLLKSRSPYWIFQKAEAPTI; via the coding sequence ATGGATTGTTTATTGTGTCAGGCTCCTCATACAGCGCCATTTAATGTGATTAAGAAGCCCGAAAAGAGCTATTTTCACTGCGCCTTCTGCGACCTGATCTTTATGAATCCGGCAGAGCGCCTGACGTCTTCCCAAGAGAAGTCTCGTTATGATCACCATCAAAACGAAGATATGAAAGGCTATCGCGCTTTCCTTGAGCCTTTGGTGAAGGATGTCGAGCAATTTACGAAAAATGTGAAACGTGATCCGGTTGATACTAGCATTCTTGATTTTGGCTGCGGTCCTACGGCCTTCTTAGGAAATTGGCTGACGGAAAAAAACTTCCGCGTCACAAATTACGACCTTTTCTATCATCCCGATCAAGATGCTCTTCGCAAAAGCTATAACATCATCACATCAACAGAGGTGTGGGAGCACTTGCATGAACCACGCATTGAAATCATCAAGATGTTGAAGATGTTAAAGCCAGGAGGAATCCTGGCGATCATGACTTCATCCCACAAGGGTGAGGCCGCATTCCATGATTGGTATTACAGACGCGATCTGACCCACGTCACTTTCTTTTCAGAAAAAACGATGAAGTGGATCGCGGACCATTTCAAATTGCAATTGCTTAAATCAAGAAGTCCTTATTGGATCTTCCAAAAAGCCGAAGCTCCTACTATTTAG
- a CDS encoding tRNA-dihydrouridine synthase family protein, translating to MNRKLGLHRPILDGKVNFPLCLAPMVGLTHVALREVIREYLPSDAFTIWPTEMLNSRRVPDENLETTPETMRSESETGLVPQILGNEEEPIAKTVKRLIEWGAEAIDINMGCPVQKALKHNYGVALMGDPSYAAEVVRMTVKNSTVPVSVKLRAVGSTKEFDELLTFVQGLRNSGAAWVCLHPRTAAQKRRGSADWEQIKQLHKAVDFPVIGNGDVQTSDDVIAMLEETGCDMAMAGRALAARPWMMWQLGERLGFSAPAGKEGLRAPSTPEEEGAEYGKVLVSLIKKSVQFFGEDKAMRKVRFYVRTTSVWLPFGNALTSVCAKAQNTDQMIEGVEKFFSVPHEMSARTELRQ from the coding sequence ATGAATCGTAAATTGGGACTGCATCGTCCGATTCTAGATGGCAAAGTGAATTTTCCGTTGTGTTTGGCACCCATGGTGGGGCTGACTCACGTGGCATTGCGCGAAGTGATTCGCGAATACTTGCCGTCCGATGCCTTTACGATCTGGCCGACAGAGATGTTGAACTCGCGTCGAGTGCCCGATGAAAATCTCGAAACCACACCTGAAACAATGCGCTCGGAATCTGAAACGGGACTAGTTCCGCAAATTCTTGGCAATGAAGAAGAACCCATCGCAAAAACCGTCAAACGTTTGATCGAGTGGGGTGCCGAAGCGATTGATATCAACATGGGCTGTCCCGTGCAAAAAGCGTTGAAGCATAATTACGGCGTGGCACTTATGGGTGATCCATCATATGCGGCAGAAGTTGTGCGCATGACCGTCAAAAATTCTACGGTGCCAGTCAGTGTGAAGTTGCGTGCCGTTGGTAGCACCAAAGAATTCGATGAACTTTTGACGTTCGTACAAGGTTTAAGAAATTCTGGTGCTGCGTGGGTGTGTTTGCATCCGCGAACGGCGGCACAAAAACGCCGTGGCTCTGCGGACTGGGAACAAATCAAACAACTGCACAAAGCTGTCGACTTTCCAGTGATCGGCAATGGAGACGTGCAAACGTCTGACGATGTGATCGCCATGCTTGAAGAAACGGGTTGCGATATGGCGATGGCCGGTCGCGCTCTAGCGGCTCGTCCGTGGATGATGTGGCAATTGGGTGAGCGTCTTGGTTTTTCTGCACCTGCAGGCAAAGAAGGTTTGCGCGCTCCAAGCACTCCAGAAGAAGAGGGCGCTGAATACGGAAAAGTTTTAGTGAGTTTGATTAAAAAATCCGTTCAGTTTTTCGGCGAAGATAAAGCCATGCGCAAAGTGCGTTTCTATGTCAGAACGACATCGGTGTGGCTGCCTTTTGGAAATGCCTTAACAAGCGTGTGCGCAAAAGCGCAGAACACAGATCAGATGATCGAAGGTGTTGAAAAATTCTTCTCGGTCCCGCATGAGATGTCGGCGCGAACGGAATTGCGACAATAG
- a CDS encoding PAP/fibrillin family protein: MKRFAAALSMAVFLVSPLLRADDTADRIKELKYEILQIAFDAQGEFDTDDNSVEVRQKLDPLVDELASLVPARTEQEKLIDVIGTWYQVWADGPGGQPGMGARADSIWQVVFPEGYYWNVARDQYGEAKNMGYLRGKFTVGDNALNIEFTKAVTNPDWSYSEPTRLAMLAEFGAFDKNPAPPEQSPIGKKGILQNVYVDEDIRIVRGGGGDFGNNTYLYILERD; the protein is encoded by the coding sequence ATGAAAAGATTCGCGGCTGCCTTATCAATGGCAGTATTCCTGGTTTCTCCTCTGCTTCGTGCTGACGATACAGCAGACAGAATCAAAGAACTTAAATACGAAATTCTGCAAATTGCTTTTGATGCCCAAGGTGAATTTGATACCGATGACAACAGCGTTGAAGTTCGCCAAAAATTGGATCCCTTAGTTGATGAGCTTGCGAGTCTCGTTCCGGCACGCACAGAGCAAGAAAAACTGATCGACGTCATCGGCACTTGGTATCAAGTCTGGGCCGATGGTCCCGGAGGTCAACCCGGCATGGGCGCACGTGCGGATTCAATTTGGCAAGTTGTCTTTCCAGAGGGCTACTACTGGAACGTTGCCCGCGATCAATATGGTGAAGCAAAAAATATGGGTTATTTGCGCGGCAAATTCACTGTTGGCGATAACGCTCTTAATATCGAATTTACCAAAGCCGTTACAAACCCCGACTGGAGCTATTCAGAACCGACACGCCTTGCCATGTTAGCAGAATTTGGAGCATTCGATAAAAACCCTGCTCCACCAGAGCAAAGCCCCATTGGCAAAAAAGGAATTCTGCAAAACGTTTACGTCGATGAAGATATTCGCATCGTGCGTGGCGGCGGTGGCGACTTCGGAAATAATACGTATTTATATATTCTTGAAAGAGACTAG
- a CDS encoding TolC family protein gives MFPRKSSFLFTLTSLAISFANAQEVYTFQQAVDLVKQNNADIRSSEQNLQSSKFTIDSYRGTYYPQLSGSLGYSQTGPNDPDNGSTGGSSYSATLNASQNIFNGFADVAKVDSAKAQARVSEASLAITKAKASYDLKVAYAYLLYAKDAEKITKDFLKRREDNLRMVELRFESGRENKGSLMLSQAYLLQSKSDLLKAAHGRETSESDLQKVLGLDGDRVVDVKDDIPLREPADKDPDYQQIAMTTPTRLQSVAQVDVSEASVTSAKSSFFPTLNLTGSVGKLDEQFFPDNDRWAVGATLSVPLFNGGRDYYSTKSATSSLYAAKSNLTSVERSLLSTLKKAFTSYQEAVADLKVNEAFLSAAKTRAEIARSKYNNGLLTFDDWDIIENDLITKTKTYLQSKRDRIVAEAAWEQAQGTGAIQ, from the coding sequence ATGTTCCCTCGCAAATCAAGCTTCTTATTCACTCTCACTTCGCTGGCAATTTCTTTTGCGAATGCGCAAGAAGTTTATACCTTCCAGCAAGCTGTGGATTTGGTAAAACAAAACAATGCGGATATTCGTTCTTCCGAGCAAAATCTGCAATCGTCAAAATTTACGATCGACAGTTATCGCGGAACTTATTATCCACAGCTTTCGGGTTCATTGGGATATTCGCAAACAGGTCCGAATGATCCTGATAATGGTTCAACGGGTGGCAGCTCTTATTCCGCGACTTTAAATGCTTCACAAAACATCTTTAACGGCTTTGCTGATGTTGCGAAGGTGGATTCGGCAAAAGCGCAAGCCCGCGTGTCGGAAGCATCTCTGGCTATCACAAAAGCAAAAGCAAGCTACGATCTTAAAGTTGCCTATGCTTATTTGCTTTATGCGAAAGATGCAGAAAAAATCACGAAAGACTTCTTAAAACGTCGTGAAGACAACTTACGCATGGTAGAGCTGCGTTTCGAAAGTGGTCGCGAGAACAAAGGTTCTTTGATGCTTTCGCAAGCCTACTTGTTACAATCTAAATCCGATCTGTTAAAAGCGGCACACGGTCGTGAAACAAGCGAAAGTGATTTGCAAAAGGTCTTGGGACTTGATGGCGACAGAGTTGTCGATGTGAAAGACGATATTCCTTTGCGTGAGCCCGCAGATAAAGATCCTGATTATCAACAGATCGCGATGACAACGCCAACACGTTTGCAATCGGTGGCGCAGGTCGATGTTTCTGAAGCCAGTGTGACGTCTGCAAAATCAAGTTTCTTTCCGACGTTAAATTTAACCGGTTCGGTGGGTAAACTTGATGAACAGTTTTTCCCTGATAATGATCGTTGGGCAGTGGGCGCCACATTGTCGGTGCCACTCTTCAATGGTGGTCGCGATTATTACAGTACAAAAAGTGCGACGTCGTCTTTGTATGCAGCAAAGAGTAATTTGACTAGCGTTGAGCGTTCGCTGCTTTCGACTCTCAAAAAAGCTTTCACTTCTTATCAAGAGGCGGTCGCTGATTTGAAAGTGAACGAAGCGTTCTTGAGCGCTGCGAAAACACGTGCTGAAATTGCGCGCTCTAAATATAACAATGGTCTTTTGACGTTCGACGATTGGGATATCATCGAAAACGATTTGATCACAAAGACCAAAACATATCTTCAATCTAAACGAGATCGCATTGTCGCAGAAGCAGCTTGGGAACAAGCACAAGGAACCGGAGCTATTCAATGA
- a CDS encoding efflux RND transporter periplasmic adaptor subunit, with the protein MSQSMNQNSKMSKKAKIIIGVVVLAVAAGGFIYYRSTKKETVTYRRVEAKKGDLEITILATGTVQPENRLEIKAPVAGRMESVLVKEGQKLVKGQVIAWMSSSERAAMLDAARSKGAEEYKRWSELYLATPIMAPISGTLILRSVEPGQTFTNTDAIFTMSDRLTVKAQVDETDISQIKLKEKAQIVLDAYPGQKIDATVDQIAFDAKTVNSVTTYIVDVLPQKAPPTMLSGMTANVTFFIESKKDVLLIPSESIKVQDGRTLVMVAGPDGKPQQRDVSVGSTDGRNTEVTDGVSEGETVMIAEVKLSRDGKKGSNPFSPMGGARPPRR; encoded by the coding sequence ATGAGTCAATCAATGAACCAGAACAGCAAGATGTCTAAAAAAGCTAAAATCATAATCGGTGTTGTTGTATTGGCTGTCGCTGCGGGTGGCTTCATCTATTATCGTTCAACAAAAAAAGAAACAGTCACTTACCGTCGTGTGGAAGCGAAGAAGGGTGACCTGGAAATCACAATTCTTGCGACAGGAACTGTGCAACCCGAAAACCGCTTAGAGATCAAAGCTCCCGTTGCAGGACGCATGGAATCGGTTTTAGTTAAAGAAGGTCAGAAGCTTGTGAAAGGTCAAGTGATCGCATGGATGTCGTCGTCCGAACGCGCGGCGATGCTTGATGCGGCCCGATCAAAAGGAGCTGAGGAATACAAACGCTGGTCTGAACTTTATTTGGCAACACCGATCATGGCGCCAATTTCGGGGACTTTGATTTTACGAAGTGTTGAACCAGGTCAAACGTTCACGAACACCGATGCGATTTTCACAATGTCAGATCGCCTGACCGTAAAAGCGCAGGTTGATGAGACCGACATTTCGCAAATCAAATTGAAAGAAAAAGCACAAATTGTTTTGGATGCCTATCCGGGACAAAAAATTGATGCGACCGTGGATCAAATTGCGTTTGATGCGAAAACCGTGAATAGCGTGACGACTTACATCGTTGACGTTCTTCCCCAAAAAGCGCCACCGACAATGTTAAGTGGTATGACGGCAAATGTGACTTTCTTTATCGAATCAAAGAAAGATGTTTTGTTGATTCCAAGCGAATCTATCAAGGTTCAAGATGGTCGTACCCTGGTGATGGTTGCGGGGCCTGATGGCAAACCTCAGCAGCGTGATGTCTCTGTAGGTTCAACAGATGGCCGTAATACTGAAGTGACGGACGGTGTAAGCGAAGGCGAAACTGTCATGATCGCGGAAGTTAAATTAAGTCGTGATGGTAAGAAGGGTTCAAATCCATTCTCGCCAATGGGTGGAGCACGTCCTCCAAGAAGATAG